The genomic region TAATACTTCCCTTCATAATAGACACTATTTCCAGCGGCAAATATGTGGGGATGACTAGTTTGACCATTTGGTTGAATAATGATTTTTCGCATTGGGGTTGTTGCTAATGTAAATTGTTGTAACATTGTTGGCATAACTTTTGCCCCATATTGAACAATAAAATAATCAGCATTAATTGTTAATGTTTCCTTGATTGTTTTGTTGGAAATTCTTAAAGTAGTAATTTTATTATTATTTGTGTCAACCGCTTCAACATGATAAGGTTTTAATTCCTTCACTTTATTTTTTTGTAACTTTTGAACACTGCTTTCTTTTGCACGGTATAGTTCACGGCGATGAACAATTGTTACATCATTACTAATATTATCTTCAACAAGATGATTTGCCCAGTCCACAGAGCTATCACCACCTCCTAGAATAACAATCTTTTTGTTTGCCAACAGAGTTGGATTTTTAACAGCATATCATAAATTATCATATATTTGGACAGGATCAAGATTCTCTAAGCGAATTGGGGTGAACACACCATTACCACTTGTAATTAAAATTGTTTTAACAGTGAGGATTTGGTTTGTTGTTAGGGTAATGGTAAACCCATCTTTTGTTTCCGTAACACTTTGTAAATTAGTTTTGCCAACGTATGTTATTTGCCCGGTGTGTGTTTCAGCTTGTTGCATTAAATTTTCAATAAAAGTTTTTGTTTTAATTTCTTTAAAACCAGGCATATCGTATAGTGGTTTTTCAGGATACAATTCTCAAGGTTGACCACCAGGGTTGTCATTTCCTTCAATGACATAACCACTTAATCCTAACATCCCGGAGCAACTTCACGCATACAAACCAACAGGGCCAGCCCCAATAATTAAAATATCTTTCATTTTTTATAACAATCTTTCTAATTTTTCTGCACTTTAATTATTACATATTTTTTTAAAAGTCTAGCACAATAATTAATTCCTATATATAATAATAAAAGAGAGTGAGTTATTGATGAAAATAATTGTTAAAGATGAGATAGCAACAAAAATTTTAGCTGAAAAAATTGCACCATTTTTACAGCGTAATTTATGTTTATTATTAGAAGGCCCGTTAGCTGTTGGGAAGACGACTTTTACTAAATATTTATTACAAGTTTTAGGAGTAACTGAATCAGTTACTTCACCAACCTTTTTGATTATGCAGCAATATACAACAAAAGACGATATTGGTGTTAATCATATGGATTGTTATCGCTTAGCCGGATTAGAACAGCAAGAAGAATGGAAAATCTATTTTGACTATTTTCCCGATCGGATTAATATTATTGAATGACCAGCATTAATTAGTAACCAAATAAGTTCAAAGTATGAGATAATTAAAATTACCATTAAGGTAGGACACGACCAAGAACGTCTTTTTACCATTAAAACTAATAATCCGGATTTATCAGCAGCATTAGGAAAAGAAGGATAAGATGTTAAATCTATTTATTGATACTAGTACTGATTTCTTAATTTTAATTTTAGAACAAGACGAGAAAATTATTGGCCAAGTCCACCATAATAATGCTCGTCGTCATACTGAAACAACTTTACCAACCATTATGCAGTTATTAAGTGAACATCAATTAAAATTGCAAGATATTAATAATTTTTATTTAACGTCTGGGCCAGGTAGTTATACTGGTGTACGGATTCCAATGACAATTGTTAAAACTATTAAAGTAATTAATCCAGCGGTTAAAGTATATACGATTAATACTTTAATTTACCAAGCGGGGTTAGATAATGTTATTTCAATGCTTGATGCGCGGGGTGGAAAACATTATTTTGCGGTAGTTAGTAATGGAACAGAAGTAATTCCAAGTCAAGTGCTAGATTATGAAACGTGTCTTGAAATTACCAAACAATTTCCAGATTATGAATTTCGTTGTGATTTACAAGCTGTGGATTTAGGGCAAAATTATCTTGCTCTAAAAAAACATTTTCGTTTAGTTGACGATATGACAACCTTAGAACCACAATACTTGAAAAAGGACTGAAGTTAAATGGTTACTTTAAACCAGTAAATAATAGTGGAATGCCCCTATATAGTTAGACACAAAAATAAAAACATTTGTGTAAACTAGAAATGGCGTGCATTTTATTATGAAAAAAAATCATAGAAGTAAAGAATTAATTATTAAAATTGTTAATGAACATCTAAAAGAAGGATGTAGTTATAATTATTTAGTTTTACAGTATACAATCATAAAAAATCATTAAAATGGCATCATGTACGATAAAGCTCTAAAAAACAACTCTTGTTAAATAAAAAGAGTTGTTTTTTATTTATAAAACAAAAATTATTAATTGATTCAGAGAAAGGGCAGCATCTTAAATTTTAAAATAGAAACTTTTTATCACAATTTTTGTTACCGTATTTAATTTGTGTTAGACATTTATTAAAAATCTTAGAAATCTTTACAAAGTGTAACTTATAGACTGCACCCTGTTTAGTAAGTATTAATAAAAAGGTTTACAAACTTTCATTTATTATATATTTTTCTTTTTGGTTTGAATATCATTTATTTCATTTTTTAACATCATTAATATATTCATTATGAGATTTATAATTTTTATTATGGATTGTTCCTTTTTTAAGTAATGAATGAAAACTTTCAATAATAATGTTGTCTGCACAATGATAATTTTTACCCATTGAAATTATAATTTTGTTATCTAAACATTTACTATTGTAATCTTTAGATGTATATTGATATCCGTGATCTGAATGAATTATTATTTTATTTAAATCTTTTTTTATTTTTTTAATTTTATTAATTGCATCATTTAAATTATCAATTACAAGTTTGTTATTATTAAATTTTGATCATTTTACATCAATAATTTCTTTAGTATATCCATCAAGTATTGTTGATTGATAATGTTTTTTACCATTTCAAATTAAATAAGTTACATCAGTAAATAAAATTAAAAATCTTTCTTTATATTAGACTGCACCCAAAAAAGTAAGTAAAGAAAAAAAGTCTTTGCTAAACTTTAAAGGAGGTGCATTTTTATATGGCAAGAAAAGGACAAAAATTTAATAAATATACAGCATATTTTCGAAAAATGATAGTACAAGAGGTTAAAAATAATAGTATAAGTTTTATTGCAAAAAAATATCAAATTAATAAAAAAACTGTTGCTTCATGGTATGAAAATTTTAAGAAAGGAATTTTAAACACCAATAAAGGTTAAAAAGAATCATTTGAAAAAAGAGATTTAAACTATTACAAAGTTAGGTATGAATTACTAAAAAAGCTTCATGACTTTTACAATTAAATAAAAGAAAAATTGTATCTTTTATCAAAGAAAACATTAATAAATATCCACTAAATTTATTACTTGATATAACAGATTTAAAGCGTAGTTATTGAGATAAATATAAAAATTATTCAAGTAATGGTAAGGATAGCGAATCATTAAAAAATATTGTAAAAGTCTATGAAGAAAATTTAAAACAATTTGGTTATCGTCGAATTACCAAATATTTAAAAGAAGATTATGGCATTGTTTATAATGCTAAGAAAGTATTGCGAATTATGAAAGAAAATAATATTCAAGCTGAATATGTAAAGCGTATGCGTAGAAAAATATTAATAAAACAAAATAGAAATAAAAATATAATTAAATATCCTGATTTAGTAAATCGTAATTTTAATGATATTAAAGAAAGATTTTCAATTTTATTTACTGATGTAACTTATTTAATTTGAAATGGTAAAAAACATTATCAATCAACAATACTTGATGGATATACTAAAGAAATTATTGATGTAAAATGATCAAAATTTAATAATAACAAACTTGTAATTGATAATTTAAATGATGCAATTAATAAAATTAAAAAAATAAAAAAAGATTTAAATAAAATAATAATTCATTCAGATCACGGATATCAATATACATCTAAAGATTACAATAGTAAGTGTTTAGATAACAAAATTATAATTTCAATGGGTAAAAATTATCATTGTGCAGACAACATTATTATTGAAAGTTTTCATTCATTACTTAAAAAAGGAACAATCCATAATAAAAATTATAAATCTCATAATGAATATATTAATGATGTTAAAAAATGAAATAAATGATATTCAAACCAAAAAGAAAAATATATAATAAATGAAAGTTTGTAAACCTTTTTATTAATACTTACTAAACAGGGTGCAGTCTATATAACATCTTCGCTTTTTTGCATACTTTCTCTAATTTGCTTTGCTTCATTATTAAACTGATTTAAGATATTATCTGCAATCTCTTCACTTAAACCTTGTTTTATTAATTGTTCTTTTGTAAGTGCCATTTTATATAACTCCTCTTTTTTTATTCTTGCTCGATTAACAAGTCAGCATAACTCTTTTTTTACGGAAAAAGATTAAACTTATGACTTAATTGTATGCTAACATTTTACTAATACAATACTTTTTATAAATATATAAATATATAAATATTATAACTAAACTTAATATCTTTGATTGCTAATTTAGCACTTAAAACATGTAATAAGAGTTATTTTAAAAGATAAATTTATTAAATAATTCATAATTTTGCTTGTATATATATATATATATATATATAATGCAGGTAGATCTTGATATAAAGTTTCAAGATTAAGAAAAGAGAAAAACAAGTATGAAAAAATTACTTAGTTTATTAAGTGTCTTAACAATTAGTGGAACTGCTGTACCAACAACAATTGCTGCCAGTCCTTATCAAAAACAAGAAAAAATATTAAAAAGGGTTAAAAGACCAACTTGATCGCCAATTTCTGGACCACAAGGACCAGAAGCTCATCACCACGCAGAATATTATCGTCAACATGGTGAATGATGGAAACAATATGCTATAGAATTGCAAGTTATAGTTGCAAAAAAAGATACTGAAATTAATAAAATTAAAACAGCATTAGAAAATTATAAAAATGAATTTAAAAAAATTTCTATGAAGTATGTTTCATTAGATCAGGATCAATTTTTAAAAAATATGGATAGAGCAATAAAAAATATTGAAAAAACACAAAATTTGTATGTATAAAAAATTAATATTGATATTATAAATAATTAATTTAATAGTAATAAGCAAATTAAAAAATTTATTAAACTATAAATAAATGAAAATAAACAAATTTTATTTTCATTTTTAATTAAATTAACAAACAAAATTATATATAAAACAGAAAGGATAAATATGAAAAAATTATTAAGTATTTTAGCAACAATCGCTTTAATAGAAACAAGCACAACAAGTTTAATTGCTTGTAATAGACCACAAGAATATACAAAAGAAGAATTAGCAAAATTAAAAGAAGAAAACAAAATAAATACAACAGATAAAACTATTAAAAACAACTTAGAATGAATAGCACCACAAGAAAAACCATTTAATACAGGTGATAATAAATGATATTGTGTTGTATGAAAAAGTAAAAATTGAAATATTACCAAGTTTAAAAATGATATTTTAGTGGATAGATTACATACAAATAGAGAGCTTGATGCTAAAAATGAAGATGAAGACTATAAACTAAATTTAGAATGATATCAACAAAATGATATAATTAACACACTTTTTATCCGTTCTAAAAGTGTTGTTTCGCCATGAATTAGTAATAGATATCGTTTTAAATCAGTTTATCGTTGAAATTTAACTGATAATGTGCCCGACTTAATTATTGATGATAAAGGTAAAGTAAAAGTTAACGGAGAATAAAAAAAGAAATAATTAAATCTCTTTTTTCTTTTTTTATCTTGGTTTAAATGTAATCTTAATAGGACTATCACTTTTATTTCTAATACCTAAAATAGAGTTATTAACATCTAAAATAATTGACTCTTTATTATCTCAAAACCATCTAGTACTATATATAATTGCTATTGATAAATTAATAAGATATGTTTTTGAAAATCTAATTTTAAATTTTATATCATTAGTATAATATGCTTGTAAATATGTTTCTCTAATTTTGTCATTGTCTTTATTTTTTAATTTTGTTATTTGTGTTGAAAAATATACTTTATACTTAATATCTGGTGCTTTATATTTATTAAAATAAATCTTATCATCTAATCCATCAGTATAAGCAGTAGTAAATGTTTTAACATCATTTATAGGTATTTCTTTCGTATCCTTTATTATAAAAGTATTTGGGAAATTAACTTTATCAGTTTGTGAATAACCACTTTCTTCTAATTATAAATCTAATAATGAAAATAATAAATTATTACAATTTTTAATCCCACCATATAAATAAATATTTCTATTAGGAATAAAATCTTCTATATCTGGTTGTCCACATTCTACTTGTAAATTATTAAGATTACTTATTTCTATTGTTTTATAAGAACTAATAAATTTATCATTTGTATACTGTAAATACCAAATCATAAAAAGTTAACTAAATTAATAGTTAACTTTTTATGATTTGGTATTTACAGTATACAAATTAAAACGTAAAGAATAAATTATCCCGCGTAATTTACAATATTCAATTACTTCCAATTGGTGCTTGTTGTGGTTTGGTTTCTGGTTTATTACCCCCCCGTTTTCACTATTATTTGGTTTTTCGCAACTAATTAATGATGTTGTACTTGTTGCTGTTAATCCGACTGCTCCTAAAATATTTAAAATGTTATAATTATTGTACATAAATTATAACATTTTAAATAAGGAGATAAAAATATGAAAAAGTTGCTAAGTATTTTAGGAGCAGTCGGATTAACAGCAACAAGTACAACATCATTAATTAGTTGCGAAAAACCTGTAAATTGTAAATTCCAAATCATAAAAAGTTAACTAAATTAATAGTTAACTTTTTATGATTTGGAATTTACAATTTACACTTACTTACCATGATGGCGCGACCTATTAACATCATTACCAACTGCTTATCAAAAATATTTTGCAAATTTAAAAATCCCTGTTGTTAATTTACAATTATCAGCAAATCCCCATTGTGAAGATCAAACTAAATATGATGGGATTCATTATACAGTACTGGAGACAATGGCTGTTGCTGATGCTATTTTTGATGTTATTGTTGCAGAAGATTTATTAAATTTAAATTAATTTTTTAACAAGCGGTATTTTGAAAGGAACTAAATATAATGATTATTGGTGTTTATGGTTATATTGGCGCTGGAAAAACAAGCGCATGTGAATATTTGCAAAATAAATATCATTTTACTTATTTAAATGCGGATAAAATTGCGAAAGAAATTGTGCAAGAACCAGCAGTTTTAACTTTTTTAGAAGAAACTTTTCCCGGGATAGTTCATAGTGGGATTATTGACCGTGACTTGTTACGAACAATTATTTTTACTGATGCAATTGCTAATAATAAATTAAATAATTATTTGTGGCCAAAGATTAATCAACAAATTACGACAATTATTAATAATCATCCAGACCAAAATTTTTTAGTTGAATCGATTGGGTTGAACACATTAGACCTTGTTTTTAAAGCAAAAATATTTATTACAACTAGCGAAGAAATAATTATTGATAGGATTAACGCTCGTGATCAGCAAACAGCGGCGCAAACAAAACAATTGTTAAAAATTCAAGAAACTTTTTTTAAACAGATGAAACTAGATTATAAAATAATAACTAACAAATCATTGGTAGAACTATATCAGAGATTAGATGAAATAATGAATGAAATATTAGGAGATGAACAATAATGCATCGTTTTGTAGCCAAGAATTTAGAAGATAATTATTTTAGTTTAGTTGAAGATGATATTAAACAAATTAAACAAGTTTTGCGTTTAAGAGATCAAGAACAAATTATTTGTATTTATAATGGTGAACATTATTTAACAACCTTAGAAGTACAACCACCCCAAAAGTATTTATTTAAATTAATTACAAAATTAAATCAGAATCATAAGAGCCCCATTAAAGTTCGTTTAATTGCTGGATTAATTCGAAATACAAAATGAGATTATTTGTTACAAAAAGCAACATAATTAGGGGTTAATGAAATAATTCCCTTTCAGTTTAGCCGTTGTGTGGTACAATTAAAAGGTGAAAATAATGTTAAGAAGATAGAACGTTGGACAAAAATTTGTAAAGAAGCGACAGAGCAATCTTATCGGAATCAAGTGCCATTGATTCATGATGTTGAAAGTGACTTAAAAGTTTTGAAAAAATATCAAAGTGATATTAATCTTGTTTGTTATGAAAAAATTGCCGAAACTGTTTCGGCAAAAGAATTTTTACAACAAGATTTTAAAACAATTACAATTGTAATTGGACCAGAAGGGGGGGCTTTACCCCAGCGGAAATTGCTGTTTTATCTTCATATCGTTATCATCCCGTTTCATTAGGAGAACGGATTCTGCGAGCAGAAACAGCACCAGTTGCTCTTTTGGCAATAATTATGTATGAAAAGGAATTATAGGAGAAGACAAAGATGACAAAAGTAGTATCGATTAAATCACTAGTTAGTGTTGCAAATATAATTTTATATACCGCACTAGTATTAATTTTT from Spiroplasma endosymbiont of Polydrusus cervinus harbors:
- the tsaE gene encoding tRNA (adenosine(37)-N6)-threonylcarbamoyltransferase complex ATPase subunit type 1 TsaE, with amino-acid sequence MKIIVKDEIATKILAEKIAPFLQRNLCLLLEGPLAVGKTTFTKYLLQVLGVTESVTSPTFLIMQQYTTKDDIGVNHMDCYRLAGLEQQEEWKIYFDYFPDRINIIEWPALISNQISSKYEIIKITIKVGHDQERLFTIKTNNPDLSAALGKEG
- a CDS encoding lipoprotein, producing the protein MKKLLSILATIALIETSTTSLIACNRPQEYTKEELAKLKEENKINTTDKTIKNNLEWIAPQEKPFNTGDNKWYCVVWKSKNWNITKFKNDILVDRLHTNRELDAKNEDEDYKLNLEWYQQNDIINTLFIRSKSVVSPWISNRYRFKSVYRWNLTDNVPDLIIDDKGKVKVNGE
- a CDS encoding RsmE family RNA methyltransferase — protein: MVQLKGENNVKKIERWTKICKEATEQSYRNQVPLIHDVESDLKVLKKYQSDINLVCYEKIAETVSAKEFLQQDFKTITIVIGPEGGALPQRKLLFYLHIVIIPFH
- a CDS encoding 16S rRNA (uracil(1498)-N(3))-methyltransferase gives rise to the protein MSSYRYHPVSLGERILRAETAPVALLAIIMYEKEL
- a CDS encoding transposase family protein; protein product: MARKGQKFNKYTAYFRKMIVQEVKNNSISFIAKKYQINKKTVASWYENFKKGILNTNKG
- a CDS encoding lipoprotein, with protein sequence MKKLLSILGAVGLTATSTTSLISCEKPVNCKFQIIKS
- the coaE gene encoding dephospho-CoA kinase (Dephospho-CoA kinase (CoaE) performs the final step in coenzyme A biosynthesis.), translated to MIIGVYGYIGAGKTSACEYLQNKYHFTYLNADKIAKEIVQEPAVLTFLEETFPGIVHSGIIDRDLLRTIIFTDAIANNKLNNYLWPKINQQITTIINNHPDQNFLVESIGLNTLDLVFKAKIFITTSEEIIIDRINARDQQTAAQTKQLLKIQETFFKQMKLDYKIITNKSLVELYQRLDEIMNEILGDEQ
- a CDS encoding DDE-type integrase/transposase/recombinase, which gives rise to MKENNIQAEYVKRMRRKILIKQNRNKNIIKYPDLVNRNFNDIKERFSILFTDVTYLIWNGKKHYQSTILDGYTKEIIDVKWSKFNNNKLVIDNLNDAINKIKKIKKDLNKIIIHSDHGYQYTSKDYNSKCLDNKIIISMGKNYHCADNIIIESFHSLLKKGTIHNKNYKSHNEYINDVKKWNKWYSNQKEKYIINESL
- the tsaB gene encoding tRNA (adenosine(37)-N6)-threonylcarbamoyltransferase complex dimerization subunit type 1 TsaB, with translation MLNLFIDTSTDFLILILEQDEKIIGQVHHNNARRHTETTLPTIMQLLSEHQLKLQDINNFYLTSGPGSYTGVRIPMTIVKTIKVINPAVKVYTINTLIYQAGLDNVISMLDARGGKHYFAVVSNGTEVIPSQVLDYETCLEITKQFPDYEFRCDLQAVDLGQNYLALKKHFRLVDDMTTLEPQYLKKDWS
- a CDS encoding lipoprotein; translated protein: MYNNYNILNILGAVGLTATSTTSLISCEKPNNSENGGVINQKPNHNKHQLEVIEYCKLRGIIYSLRFNLYTVNTKS
- a CDS encoding NAD(P)/FAD-dependent oxidoreductase, producing the protein MKDILIIGAGPVGLYAWSCSGMLGLSGYVIEGNDNPGGQPWELYPEKPLYDMPGFKEIKTKTFIENLMQQAETHTGQITYVGKTNLQSVTETKDGFTITLTTNQILTVKTILITSGNGVFTPIRLENLDPVQIYDNLWYAVKNPTLLANKKIVILGGGDSSVDWANHLVEDNISNDVTIVHRRELYRAKESSVQKLQKNKVKELKPYHVEAVDTNNNKITTLRISNKTIKETLTINADYFIVQYGAKVMPTMLQQFTLATTPMRKIIIQPNGQTSHPHIFAAGNSVYYEGKYYNMVTGFGEAINALYNITKIIHGQKYHPGYLSAVYCKTKS